From a single Solanum dulcamara chromosome 4, daSolDulc1.2, whole genome shotgun sequence genomic region:
- the LOC129886120 gene encoding probable protein phosphatase 2C 5: MSEAEITRMKQKTTPVPLGTLIGRELRNDKVEQPTIKYGQAALAKKGEDYFLIKPDCQRIPGNLLTSFSVFAIFDGHNGISAAIFAKENLLNNVLSAIPQGISREEWLQALPRALVAGFVKTDIEFQQKGETSGTTVTFVVIDGWTITVASVGDSRCILDTQGGVVSLLTVDHRLEENEEERQRVTASGGEVGRLNVFGGNEVGPLRCWPGGLCLSRSIGDTDVGEFIVPVPHVKQVKISNAGGRLIIASDGIWDALSSDSAAQSCRGLPAELAAKLVVKEALRSRGLKDDTTCLVVDIIPYDHPILPPTPRKKQNLLTSFLFGRRSQNARSNKLSAVGVVEELFEEGSAMLAERLGKDFPLDSSSGLFRCAVCQADQPPSEGLSVNSGPFFSPASKPWEGPFLCATCRRKKDAMEGKRPSRPTITA, from the exons ATGAGTGAGGCGGAGATTACGAGGATGAAGCAAAAGACAACTCCGGTACCTCTAGGGACACTTATTGGTCGGGAGTTGAGGAATGATAAGGTGGAGCAACCTACAATAAAGTATGGGCAGGCTGCTTTGGCTAAGAAAGGGGAAGATTATTTCTTGATTAAGCCTGATTGTCAGAGGATTCCGGGAAATCTGTTGACTTCTTTTTCAGTTTTCGCG ATTTTTGATGGGCATAATGGTATATCGGCTGCTATCTTTGCTAAAGAGAATCTATTAAACAATGTCTTGAGTGCTATCCCTCAAGGAATTAGTAGGGAAGAGTGGCTTCAAGCACTTCCTCGAGCACTAGTTGCGGGTTTTGTGAAAACTGATATAGAGTTTCAGCAAAAAG GTGAAACATCTGGGACTACTGTGACTTTTGTTGTGATCGATGGGTGGACGATCACTGTTGCATCAGTCGGAGATTCTAGGTGCATACTGGACACCCAAGGAGGTGTGGTTTCTTTGTTGACTGTTGACCATCGATTAGAAGAGAATGAGGAGGAACGGCAGCGTGTAACTGCAAGTGGTGGTGAAGTTGGAAGACTCAATGTTTTTGGGGGTAATGAG GTTGGACCACTGCGTTGCTGGCCTGGTGGGTTGTGCCTTTCAAGGTCTATTGGTGATACGGATGTTGGGGAGTTTATCGTTCCAGTACCTCATGTCAAGCAAGTGAAG ATTTCAAATGCTGGTGGGAGGCTTATAATAGCATCGGATGGTATATGGGATGCTTTATCTTCGGATTCGGCTGCACAGTCTTGCAGAGGTTTACCGGCAGAACTTGCGGCAAAGTTGGTTGTGAAG GAGGCTCTAAGGTCACGAGGCCTGAAGGATGATACAACCtgcttggttgttgatattattCCTTATGACCATCCTATCTTGCCTCCAACACCTAGGAAGAAGCAAAATTTGCTAACTTCATTTCTCTTTGGGAGGAGATCACAAAATGCAAGATCTAATAAGCTTTCTGCGGTAGGTGTCGTGGAAGAGTTGTTTGAAGAGGGCTCTGCGATGCTTGCTGAGAG GCTTGGTAAAGATTTTCCTCTGGATTCTAGCTCTGGGCTCTTTAGATGTGCTGTTTGCCAAGCGGATCAGCCTCCAAGTGAGGGCTTATCTGTTAACTCAGGCCCTTTCTTTTCACCTGCATCAAAGCCATGGGAAGGCCCATTCCTTTGTGCAACCTGTCGGAGGAAGAAAGATGCCATGGAAGGGAAAAGGCCTAGTAGACCTACAATAACTGCTTAA